Proteins encoded in a region of the Anas acuta chromosome 13, bAnaAcu1.1, whole genome shotgun sequence genome:
- the NHSL2 gene encoding NHS-like protein 2 isoform X9 has product MALSNISLWIRDAWAGATSNLDLESKKAAHTKLAWQQPVNVFLAAGRPPGMEQLHQEAQLNLQSLLQEEYEEQYESRVTGQTFRAAGHPSPGTPPEPSPRPPPSKRLEFVLMPPSRQATDEESSSATALGVRPPDASLSLPTTPDKQTAWPRAFPLPTVEEKQWHQSCSVQTNVVPINVSGQHFARHASARHSLFNTETAMNPKSTLRRRRTVIGFPNMSLRDQGNANGPAPTTRPPITESLSCSFEPASGGKPPQEISPRQPLSAPLRKTFSDLGGTLQARCCPPSTPMDNAATPGTCNGPQGTPFPSPWGAGSFSYAAPPSPTAGQGASPGSSAVGSPAGTDRAASFFIAQEERVGSAGPSSFPAAVPESPPGSGGLRRCEGREARVNFSPTSKEDSEPASEPARLGVERAGCRFRERSLSVPTDSGSLCSVDIAYAEARRGSTNCALGYPSAGSEGSTSTDNISLGPEPDGQQRRRSKSISLKKAKKKPSPPTRSVSLIKDGQDGPAALGLPRDQRPKSLCIPLEPSSHRLVHADPQGREPDGPAAPHQWYLADWKTGDAYRSLSGSSTATGTTAVECIKARGSSESLTSPSISRATTPSQLSAEADLKTSSPGRPTGLMSPSSGYSSQSETPTPTVPTSAILGHSPHQVRVRPLVPERKSSLPPTSPMERSPKSRLSFDLPLTPPAHLDLSGLKISLKGKTKVSRHHSDSTFGTKLAQKTSPIQPIMPVVTQSDLRSVRLRSISRSEPEDNADGPEHAEDPPRVPCPGPERKVKPPVAEKPPLAKRPPLSILPKPPALREEGPLSPTSPPGIATKDGLAVLRKGEPRRGPGEPRRLSQGSLEDEPRPEGERRKAKVPPPVPKKPSVLYLPLAPAPVQQGGGAGDPAPTPSPIITLDTEPSCCHPDTDDPTPTEAPGTAQAGETPLEQGSLSEAGTEEKSFASDKTADSIAEEDDDVFVAARTTEDLFTVIHRSKRKVLGRKEPGDTFGSRPNSHSPVKTSGSPTSESPAAVVGTGKSSSRNEDFKALLQKKSSKTSAGTRPSAAELLKTTNPLARRVMTEFAPELDGANSPKSQP; this is encoded by the exons CCACCTCTAACCTGGACCTCGAGAGCAAGAAAGCCGCCCACACCAAGCTGGCATGGCAGCAGCCCGTCAACGTCTTCCTGGCTGCCGGCCGCCCGCCGGGCATGGAGCAGCTGCACCAGGAGGCTCAGCTCAACCTCCAGAGCCTGCTGCAAG AGGAGTATGAGGAGCAGTACGAGAGCAGGGTGACCGGGCAGACCTTCCGCGCTGCCGGCCACCCGtcccccggcacccccccggAGCCCTCACCCCGACCTCCACCCTCCAAACGCCTCGAGTTTGTGCTTATG cccccgagCCGGCAAGCCACCGACGAGGAGAGCAGCAGTGCCACCGCGCTGGGCGTGAGGCCACCCGACGCCTCCCTGagcctccccaccacccccgaCAAGCAGACGGCCTGGCCCAGGGCCTTCCCCCTGCCCACCGTGGAGGAGAAGCAGTGGCACCAGTCCTGTTCCGTCCAGACCAACGTTGTCCCCATCAACGTCTCGG GGCAGCACTTTGCTAGGCACGCGAGTGCTCGTCACTCCCTGTTTAACACAGAGACCGCGATGAACCCCAAGTCCACCCTGCGGCGTAGACGGACCGTTATCGGATTCCCTAACATGTCCCTGCGAGACCAAG GCAACGCCAACGGCCCCGCGCCCACCACGCGCCCGCCCATCACCGAGTCCTTGTCCTGCAGCTTCGAGCCCGCAAGTGGGGGGAAGCCCCCCCAGGAGATAAGCCCCCGCCAGCCACTCTCCGCCCCGCTGAGGAAGACCTTCAGCGACCTCGGGGGGACGCTGCAGGCACGCTGCTGCCCACCCTCCACCCCCATGGACAACGCGGCCACCCCCGGCACCTGCAACGGGCCTCAGGGCACCCCTTTTCCCTCACCCTGGGGCGCCGGCTCCTTCAGCTACGccgctccccccagccccacggctggCCAGGGTGCCTCCCCGGGCAGCTCCGCTGTGGGTTCACCCGCCGGCACCGACCGGGCGGCCTCCTTCTTCATTGCCCAAGAGGAGCGTGTGGGGAGCGCCGGGCCCAGTTCCTTCCCTGCTGCGGTGCCCGAGTCCCCCCCAGGCTCCGGGGGCCTGCGGAGGTGTGAGGGACGAGAGGCCAGGGTGAATTTCTCACCGACTAGCAAAGAGGATTCGGAGCCGGCATCGGAGCCGGCACGCCTCGGGGTGGAGCGGGCAGGGTGCCGCTTCCGCGAGCGCTCGCTGTCGGTGCCCACCGACTCGGGGTCCCTCTGCTCCGTGGACATCGCCTACGCCGAGGCCCGGCGGGGCAGCACCAACTGCGCCCTGGGCTACCCCAGCGCCGGCTCCgagggcagcaccagcaccgaCAACATCTCTCTGGGGCCGGAGCCCGACGGGCAGCAGCGGCGGCGCTCCAAGAGCATCTCCCTCAAGAAGGCCAAGAAGAAACCCTCGCCGCCCACCCGCAGCGTCTCGCTGATCAAGGACGGGCAGGATGGCCccgctgccctggggctgcccagggatcAGAGACCCAAAAGCCTGTGCATCCCGCTGGAGCCCTCCAGCCACCGGCTGGTGCACGCGGAcccccagggcagggagccCGATGGCCCAGCCGCCCCCCACCAGTGGTACCTGGCAGACTGGAAGACTGGTGATGCCTACCGGTCCCTCTCCGGCTCAAGCACGGCCACGGGGACCACGGCCGTTGAGTGCATCAAGGCACGGGGCAGCTCCGAGTCCCTGACGTCCCCCTCCATCTCCAGAGCCACGACACCCTCCCAGCTCTCGGCGGAGGCTGACCTCAAAACCTCCTCCCCGGGCAGGCCCACGGGGCTGATGTCCCCGTCCAGCGGGTACTCCAGCCAGTCGGAGACCCCCACCCCGACCGTCCCCACGTCGGCCATCCTCGGGCACTCCCCACACCAGGTGCGGGTGAGGCCGCTGGTCCCTGAGAGGAAGTCTTCGCTGCCACCCACATcccccatggagaggagccccaaATCCAGGCTGTCCTTCGACCTCCCTCTCACACCACCCGCCCACCTCGACCTGTCGGGGCTGAAGATCTCCCTGAAGGGGAAGACGAAGGTCAGCCGGCACCACTCCGACTCCACCTTCGGCACCAAGCTGGCCCAGAAgaccagccccatccagcccatCATGCCCGTGGTCACCCAGTCCGACCTGCGCTCCGTCCGCCTGCGCTCCATCAGCCGCTCCGAGCCAGAGGACAATGCCGACGGCCCGGAGCACGCCGAGGATCCACCACGTGTCCCCTGCCCGGGTCCGGAGAGGAAGGTGAAGCCACCGGTGGCGGAGAAGCCACCACTGGCCAAGCGGCCCCCCCTCAGCATCCTGcccaagcccccagccctgcgggAAGAGGGCCCCCTCTCCCCTACGTCCCCACCCGGCATTGCTACCAAGGACGGCTTGGCAGTGCTGCGCAAAGGGGAGCCGAGGAGGGGCCCAGGGGAGCCCCGGCGGCTCTCACAGGGCAGCCTGGAGGATGAGCCGCGGCCAGAGGGGGAGCGGAGGAAGGCCAAGGTGCCACCACCAGTGCCCAAAAAACCCAGCGTGCTCTACCTGCCGCTCGCCCCAGCCCcggtgcagcagggaggaggtgCGGGGGACCCGgcacccacccccagccccatcatCACACTGGACAccgagcccagctgctgccaccctgACACCGATGACCCAACGCCCACGGAGGCCCCGGGCACAGCACAAGCTGGCGAGACCCCTTTGGAGCAAG GCAGCTTGTCTGAGGCCGGCACAGAGGAGAAGAGCTTTGCCAGCGACAAGACAGCTGACTCCATCGCAGAGGAGGACGATGATGTCTTTGTGGCAGCCCGGACCACAGAGGATCTCTTCACCGTCATCCACAG GTCCAAGAGAAAGGTTCTGGGGCGGAAGGAGCCTGGTGACACCTTTGGCAGCCGGCCCAATTCCCACTCGCCCGTGAAGACGTCGGGCTCACCAACAAGTGAGTCTCCTGCAGCAGTGGTCGGCACCGGGAAGTCCTCCAGCAGGAATGAAGATTTTAAGGCCCTGCTCCAGAAGAAGAGCAGTAAAACCAGTGCTGGTACCCGGCCATCTGCAGCTGAACTGCTTAAGACCACAAACCCGCTGGCTCGGAGGGTCATGACAGAGTTTGCCCCTGAGCTGGATGGTGCAAACAGCCCCAAAAGCCAGCCCTAA
- the NHSL2 gene encoding NHS-like protein 2 isoform X11: MEQLHQEAQLNLQSLLQEEYEEQYESRVTGQTFRAAGHPSPGTPPEPSPRPPPSKRLEFVLMPPSRQATDEESSSATALGVRPPDASLSLPTTPDKQTAWPRAFPLPTVEEKQWHQSCSVQTNVVPINVSGQHFARHASARHSLFNTETAMNPKSTLRRRRTVIGFPNMSLRDQGNANGPAPTTRPPITESLSCSFEPASGGKPPQEISPRQPLSAPLRKTFSDLGGTLQARCCPPSTPMDNAATPGTCNGPQGTPFPSPWGAGSFSYAAPPSPTAGQGASPGSSAVGSPAGTDRAASFFIAQEERVGSAGPSSFPAAVPESPPGSGGLRRCEGREARVNFSPTSKEDSEPASEPARLGVERAGCRFRERSLSVPTDSGSLCSVDIAYAEARRGSTNCALGYPSAGSEGSTSTDNISLGPEPDGQQRRRSKSISLKKAKKKPSPPTRSVSLIKDGQDGPAALGLPRDQRPKSLCIPLEPSSHRLVHADPQGREPDGPAAPHQWYLADWKTGDAYRSLSGSSTATGTTAVECIKARGSSESLTSPSISRATTPSQLSAEADLKTSSPGRPTGLMSPSSGYSSQSETPTPTVPTSAILGHSPHQVRVRPLVPERKSSLPPTSPMERSPKSRLSFDLPLTPPAHLDLSGLKISLKGKTKVSRHHSDSTFGTKLAQKTSPIQPIMPVVTQSDLRSVRLRSISRSEPEDNADGPEHAEDPPRVPCPGPERKVKPPVAEKPPLAKRPPLSILPKPPALREEGPLSPTSPPGIATKDGLAVLRKGEPRRGPGEPRRLSQGSLEDEPRPEGERRKAKVPPPVPKKPSVLYLPLAPAPVQQGGGAGDPAPTPSPIITLDTEPSCCHPDTDDPTPTEAPGTAQAGETPLEQGSLSEAGTEEKSFASDKTADSIAEEDDDVFVAARTTEDLFTVIHRSKRKVLGRKEPGDTFGSRPNSHSPVKTSGSPTSESPAAVVGTGKSSSRNEDFKALLQKKSSKTSAGTRPSAAELLKTTNPLARRVMTEFAPELDGANSPKSQP; encoded by the exons ATGGAGCAGCTGCACCAGGAGGCTCAGCTCAACCTCCAGAGCCTGCTGCAAG AGGAGTATGAGGAGCAGTACGAGAGCAGGGTGACCGGGCAGACCTTCCGCGCTGCCGGCCACCCGtcccccggcacccccccggAGCCCTCACCCCGACCTCCACCCTCCAAACGCCTCGAGTTTGTGCTTATG cccccgagCCGGCAAGCCACCGACGAGGAGAGCAGCAGTGCCACCGCGCTGGGCGTGAGGCCACCCGACGCCTCCCTGagcctccccaccacccccgaCAAGCAGACGGCCTGGCCCAGGGCCTTCCCCCTGCCCACCGTGGAGGAGAAGCAGTGGCACCAGTCCTGTTCCGTCCAGACCAACGTTGTCCCCATCAACGTCTCGG GGCAGCACTTTGCTAGGCACGCGAGTGCTCGTCACTCCCTGTTTAACACAGAGACCGCGATGAACCCCAAGTCCACCCTGCGGCGTAGACGGACCGTTATCGGATTCCCTAACATGTCCCTGCGAGACCAAG GCAACGCCAACGGCCCCGCGCCCACCACGCGCCCGCCCATCACCGAGTCCTTGTCCTGCAGCTTCGAGCCCGCAAGTGGGGGGAAGCCCCCCCAGGAGATAAGCCCCCGCCAGCCACTCTCCGCCCCGCTGAGGAAGACCTTCAGCGACCTCGGGGGGACGCTGCAGGCACGCTGCTGCCCACCCTCCACCCCCATGGACAACGCGGCCACCCCCGGCACCTGCAACGGGCCTCAGGGCACCCCTTTTCCCTCACCCTGGGGCGCCGGCTCCTTCAGCTACGccgctccccccagccccacggctggCCAGGGTGCCTCCCCGGGCAGCTCCGCTGTGGGTTCACCCGCCGGCACCGACCGGGCGGCCTCCTTCTTCATTGCCCAAGAGGAGCGTGTGGGGAGCGCCGGGCCCAGTTCCTTCCCTGCTGCGGTGCCCGAGTCCCCCCCAGGCTCCGGGGGCCTGCGGAGGTGTGAGGGACGAGAGGCCAGGGTGAATTTCTCACCGACTAGCAAAGAGGATTCGGAGCCGGCATCGGAGCCGGCACGCCTCGGGGTGGAGCGGGCAGGGTGCCGCTTCCGCGAGCGCTCGCTGTCGGTGCCCACCGACTCGGGGTCCCTCTGCTCCGTGGACATCGCCTACGCCGAGGCCCGGCGGGGCAGCACCAACTGCGCCCTGGGCTACCCCAGCGCCGGCTCCgagggcagcaccagcaccgaCAACATCTCTCTGGGGCCGGAGCCCGACGGGCAGCAGCGGCGGCGCTCCAAGAGCATCTCCCTCAAGAAGGCCAAGAAGAAACCCTCGCCGCCCACCCGCAGCGTCTCGCTGATCAAGGACGGGCAGGATGGCCccgctgccctggggctgcccagggatcAGAGACCCAAAAGCCTGTGCATCCCGCTGGAGCCCTCCAGCCACCGGCTGGTGCACGCGGAcccccagggcagggagccCGATGGCCCAGCCGCCCCCCACCAGTGGTACCTGGCAGACTGGAAGACTGGTGATGCCTACCGGTCCCTCTCCGGCTCAAGCACGGCCACGGGGACCACGGCCGTTGAGTGCATCAAGGCACGGGGCAGCTCCGAGTCCCTGACGTCCCCCTCCATCTCCAGAGCCACGACACCCTCCCAGCTCTCGGCGGAGGCTGACCTCAAAACCTCCTCCCCGGGCAGGCCCACGGGGCTGATGTCCCCGTCCAGCGGGTACTCCAGCCAGTCGGAGACCCCCACCCCGACCGTCCCCACGTCGGCCATCCTCGGGCACTCCCCACACCAGGTGCGGGTGAGGCCGCTGGTCCCTGAGAGGAAGTCTTCGCTGCCACCCACATcccccatggagaggagccccaaATCCAGGCTGTCCTTCGACCTCCCTCTCACACCACCCGCCCACCTCGACCTGTCGGGGCTGAAGATCTCCCTGAAGGGGAAGACGAAGGTCAGCCGGCACCACTCCGACTCCACCTTCGGCACCAAGCTGGCCCAGAAgaccagccccatccagcccatCATGCCCGTGGTCACCCAGTCCGACCTGCGCTCCGTCCGCCTGCGCTCCATCAGCCGCTCCGAGCCAGAGGACAATGCCGACGGCCCGGAGCACGCCGAGGATCCACCACGTGTCCCCTGCCCGGGTCCGGAGAGGAAGGTGAAGCCACCGGTGGCGGAGAAGCCACCACTGGCCAAGCGGCCCCCCCTCAGCATCCTGcccaagcccccagccctgcgggAAGAGGGCCCCCTCTCCCCTACGTCCCCACCCGGCATTGCTACCAAGGACGGCTTGGCAGTGCTGCGCAAAGGGGAGCCGAGGAGGGGCCCAGGGGAGCCCCGGCGGCTCTCACAGGGCAGCCTGGAGGATGAGCCGCGGCCAGAGGGGGAGCGGAGGAAGGCCAAGGTGCCACCACCAGTGCCCAAAAAACCCAGCGTGCTCTACCTGCCGCTCGCCCCAGCCCcggtgcagcagggaggaggtgCGGGGGACCCGgcacccacccccagccccatcatCACACTGGACAccgagcccagctgctgccaccctgACACCGATGACCCAACGCCCACGGAGGCCCCGGGCACAGCACAAGCTGGCGAGACCCCTTTGGAGCAAG GCAGCTTGTCTGAGGCCGGCACAGAGGAGAAGAGCTTTGCCAGCGACAAGACAGCTGACTCCATCGCAGAGGAGGACGATGATGTCTTTGTGGCAGCCCGGACCACAGAGGATCTCTTCACCGTCATCCACAG GTCCAAGAGAAAGGTTCTGGGGCGGAAGGAGCCTGGTGACACCTTTGGCAGCCGGCCCAATTCCCACTCGCCCGTGAAGACGTCGGGCTCACCAACAAGTGAGTCTCCTGCAGCAGTGGTCGGCACCGGGAAGTCCTCCAGCAGGAATGAAGATTTTAAGGCCCTGCTCCAGAAGAAGAGCAGTAAAACCAGTGCTGGTACCCGGCCATCTGCAGCTGAACTGCTTAAGACCACAAACCCGCTGGCTCGGAGGGTCATGACAGAGTTTGCCCCTGAGCTGGATGGTGCAAACAGCCCCAAAAGCCAGCCCTAA
- the NHSL2 gene encoding NHS-like protein 2 isoform X6, with translation MVKGPGWQEQEEGISPLRWIRSAGGVLWVGLSTGLGWQLALCLHCVGSLPSQFGTYLGNRAPSACADTDLHPRLSTRSRRGARQQRQEESVLPEQPAAHCDVATSNLDLESKKAAHTKLAWQQPVNVFLAAGRPPGMEQLHQEAQLNLQSLLQEEYEEQYESRVTGQTFRAAGHPSPGTPPEPSPRPPPSKRLEFVLMPPSRQATDEESSSATALGVRPPDASLSLPTTPDKQTAWPRAFPLPTVEEKQWHQSCSVQTNVVPINVSGQHFARHASARHSLFNTETAMNPKSTLRRRRTVIGFPNMSLRDQGNANGPAPTTRPPITESLSCSFEPASGGKPPQEISPRQPLSAPLRKTFSDLGGTLQARCCPPSTPMDNAATPGTCNGPQGTPFPSPWGAGSFSYAAPPSPTAGQGASPGSSAVGSPAGTDRAASFFIAQEERVGSAGPSSFPAAVPESPPGSGGLRRCEGREARVNFSPTSKEDSEPASEPARLGVERAGCRFRERSLSVPTDSGSLCSVDIAYAEARRGSTNCALGYPSAGSEGSTSTDNISLGPEPDGQQRRRSKSISLKKAKKKPSPPTRSVSLIKDGQDGPAALGLPRDQRPKSLCIPLEPSSHRLVHADPQGREPDGPAAPHQWYLADWKTGDAYRSLSGSSTATGTTAVECIKARGSSESLTSPSISRATTPSQLSAEADLKTSSPGRPTGLMSPSSGYSSQSETPTPTVPTSAILGHSPHQVRVRPLVPERKSSLPPTSPMERSPKSRLSFDLPLTPPAHLDLSGLKISLKGKTKVSRHHSDSTFGTKLAQKTSPIQPIMPVVTQSDLRSVRLRSISRSEPEDNADGPEHAEDPPRVPCPGPERKVKPPVAEKPPLAKRPPLSILPKPPALREEGPLSPTSPPGIATKDGLAVLRKGEPRRGPGEPRRLSQGSLEDEPRPEGERRKAKVPPPVPKKPSVLYLPLAPAPVQQGGGAGDPAPTPSPIITLDTEPSCCHPDTDDPTPTEAPGTAQAGETPLEQGSLSEAGTEEKSFASDKTADSIAEEDDDVFVAARTTEDLFTVIHRSKRKVLGRKEPGDTFGSRPNSHSPVKTSGSPTSESPAAVVGTGKSSSRNEDFKALLQKKSSKTSAGTRPSAAELLKTTNPLARRVMTEFAPELDGANSPKSQP, from the exons CCACCTCTAACCTGGACCTCGAGAGCAAGAAAGCCGCCCACACCAAGCTGGCATGGCAGCAGCCCGTCAACGTCTTCCTGGCTGCCGGCCGCCCGCCGGGCATGGAGCAGCTGCACCAGGAGGCTCAGCTCAACCTCCAGAGCCTGCTGCAAG AGGAGTATGAGGAGCAGTACGAGAGCAGGGTGACCGGGCAGACCTTCCGCGCTGCCGGCCACCCGtcccccggcacccccccggAGCCCTCACCCCGACCTCCACCCTCCAAACGCCTCGAGTTTGTGCTTATG cccccgagCCGGCAAGCCACCGACGAGGAGAGCAGCAGTGCCACCGCGCTGGGCGTGAGGCCACCCGACGCCTCCCTGagcctccccaccacccccgaCAAGCAGACGGCCTGGCCCAGGGCCTTCCCCCTGCCCACCGTGGAGGAGAAGCAGTGGCACCAGTCCTGTTCCGTCCAGACCAACGTTGTCCCCATCAACGTCTCGG GGCAGCACTTTGCTAGGCACGCGAGTGCTCGTCACTCCCTGTTTAACACAGAGACCGCGATGAACCCCAAGTCCACCCTGCGGCGTAGACGGACCGTTATCGGATTCCCTAACATGTCCCTGCGAGACCAAG GCAACGCCAACGGCCCCGCGCCCACCACGCGCCCGCCCATCACCGAGTCCTTGTCCTGCAGCTTCGAGCCCGCAAGTGGGGGGAAGCCCCCCCAGGAGATAAGCCCCCGCCAGCCACTCTCCGCCCCGCTGAGGAAGACCTTCAGCGACCTCGGGGGGACGCTGCAGGCACGCTGCTGCCCACCCTCCACCCCCATGGACAACGCGGCCACCCCCGGCACCTGCAACGGGCCTCAGGGCACCCCTTTTCCCTCACCCTGGGGCGCCGGCTCCTTCAGCTACGccgctccccccagccccacggctggCCAGGGTGCCTCCCCGGGCAGCTCCGCTGTGGGTTCACCCGCCGGCACCGACCGGGCGGCCTCCTTCTTCATTGCCCAAGAGGAGCGTGTGGGGAGCGCCGGGCCCAGTTCCTTCCCTGCTGCGGTGCCCGAGTCCCCCCCAGGCTCCGGGGGCCTGCGGAGGTGTGAGGGACGAGAGGCCAGGGTGAATTTCTCACCGACTAGCAAAGAGGATTCGGAGCCGGCATCGGAGCCGGCACGCCTCGGGGTGGAGCGGGCAGGGTGCCGCTTCCGCGAGCGCTCGCTGTCGGTGCCCACCGACTCGGGGTCCCTCTGCTCCGTGGACATCGCCTACGCCGAGGCCCGGCGGGGCAGCACCAACTGCGCCCTGGGCTACCCCAGCGCCGGCTCCgagggcagcaccagcaccgaCAACATCTCTCTGGGGCCGGAGCCCGACGGGCAGCAGCGGCGGCGCTCCAAGAGCATCTCCCTCAAGAAGGCCAAGAAGAAACCCTCGCCGCCCACCCGCAGCGTCTCGCTGATCAAGGACGGGCAGGATGGCCccgctgccctggggctgcccagggatcAGAGACCCAAAAGCCTGTGCATCCCGCTGGAGCCCTCCAGCCACCGGCTGGTGCACGCGGAcccccagggcagggagccCGATGGCCCAGCCGCCCCCCACCAGTGGTACCTGGCAGACTGGAAGACTGGTGATGCCTACCGGTCCCTCTCCGGCTCAAGCACGGCCACGGGGACCACGGCCGTTGAGTGCATCAAGGCACGGGGCAGCTCCGAGTCCCTGACGTCCCCCTCCATCTCCAGAGCCACGACACCCTCCCAGCTCTCGGCGGAGGCTGACCTCAAAACCTCCTCCCCGGGCAGGCCCACGGGGCTGATGTCCCCGTCCAGCGGGTACTCCAGCCAGTCGGAGACCCCCACCCCGACCGTCCCCACGTCGGCCATCCTCGGGCACTCCCCACACCAGGTGCGGGTGAGGCCGCTGGTCCCTGAGAGGAAGTCTTCGCTGCCACCCACATcccccatggagaggagccccaaATCCAGGCTGTCCTTCGACCTCCCTCTCACACCACCCGCCCACCTCGACCTGTCGGGGCTGAAGATCTCCCTGAAGGGGAAGACGAAGGTCAGCCGGCACCACTCCGACTCCACCTTCGGCACCAAGCTGGCCCAGAAgaccagccccatccagcccatCATGCCCGTGGTCACCCAGTCCGACCTGCGCTCCGTCCGCCTGCGCTCCATCAGCCGCTCCGAGCCAGAGGACAATGCCGACGGCCCGGAGCACGCCGAGGATCCACCACGTGTCCCCTGCCCGGGTCCGGAGAGGAAGGTGAAGCCACCGGTGGCGGAGAAGCCACCACTGGCCAAGCGGCCCCCCCTCAGCATCCTGcccaagcccccagccctgcgggAAGAGGGCCCCCTCTCCCCTACGTCCCCACCCGGCATTGCTACCAAGGACGGCTTGGCAGTGCTGCGCAAAGGGGAGCCGAGGAGGGGCCCAGGGGAGCCCCGGCGGCTCTCACAGGGCAGCCTGGAGGATGAGCCGCGGCCAGAGGGGGAGCGGAGGAAGGCCAAGGTGCCACCACCAGTGCCCAAAAAACCCAGCGTGCTCTACCTGCCGCTCGCCCCAGCCCcggtgcagcagggaggaggtgCGGGGGACCCGgcacccacccccagccccatcatCACACTGGACAccgagcccagctgctgccaccctgACACCGATGACCCAACGCCCACGGAGGCCCCGGGCACAGCACAAGCTGGCGAGACCCCTTTGGAGCAAG GCAGCTTGTCTGAGGCCGGCACAGAGGAGAAGAGCTTTGCCAGCGACAAGACAGCTGACTCCATCGCAGAGGAGGACGATGATGTCTTTGTGGCAGCCCGGACCACAGAGGATCTCTTCACCGTCATCCACAG GTCCAAGAGAAAGGTTCTGGGGCGGAAGGAGCCTGGTGACACCTTTGGCAGCCGGCCCAATTCCCACTCGCCCGTGAAGACGTCGGGCTCACCAACAAGTGAGTCTCCTGCAGCAGTGGTCGGCACCGGGAAGTCCTCCAGCAGGAATGAAGATTTTAAGGCCCTGCTCCAGAAGAAGAGCAGTAAAACCAGTGCTGGTACCCGGCCATCTGCAGCTGAACTGCTTAAGACCACAAACCCGCTGGCTCGGAGGGTCATGACAGAGTTTGCCCCTGAGCTGGATGGTGCAAACAGCCCCAAAAGCCAGCCCTAA